From one Papio anubis isolate 15944 chromosome 12, Panubis1.0, whole genome shotgun sequence genomic stretch:
- the LOC116269829 gene encoding olfactory receptor 5D13: protein MMASDGNQSGTPTFILLGFSQYPEIQVPLFFVFLFVYTVTVVGNLGMIIIIKLNSKLHTIMYFFLSHLSLVDFCFSTVVTPKLLQNLVVEDRTISFSGCIMQFCFACIFGVTETFMLAAMAYERFVAVCKPLLYATIMSQKLCALLVAGSYTWGIACSLTLTYFLLELSFCESTFINNFVCDHSVIVSASYSDPYVSQMLCFIIAIFNEVSSLIIILTSYMLIFITIMRMPSASGRQKTFSTCASHLTAITIFHGTILFLYCAPNPKTSSLIVKVASIFYTVAIPMLNPLIYSLRNKDVKNMFEKLVVTKLT, encoded by the coding sequence ATGATGGCATCTGATGGAAATCAAAGTGGCACACCCACTTTTATTCTCTTGGGTTTTTCCCAATACCCAGAAATCCAGGTtccactcttttttgttttcttgttcgtCTACACAGTCACTGTAGTGGGGAATCTGGGCATGATAATAATCATCAAACTCAACTCAAAACTCCATACGATCATGTACTTTTTCCTTAGCCACTTGTCCTTGGTAGATTTCTGTTTTTCCACTGTAGTTACACCTAAACTGTTGCAGAACTTGGTTGTGGAAGACAGAACCATATCTTTCTCTGGTTGCATCATGcaattttgttttgcttgcatATTTGGAGTGACAGAAACTTTCATGTTAGCGGCAATGGCTTATGAGCGTTTTGTGGCGGTTTGTAAACCCTTACTCTATGCCACTATTATGTCTCAGAAGCTCTGTGCTCTTCTGGTGGCTGGGTCCTACACATGGGGGATAGCGTGCTCCCTGACACTcacatattttcttcttgaacTGTCGTTTTGTGAATCTacctttataaataattttgtctGTGACCACTCTGTAATTGTTTCTGCCTCCTACTCAGACCCCTATGTCAGCCAGATGCTATGCTTTATTATTGCCATATTCAATGAGGTGAGCAGCCTAATTATCATTCTGACATCATATATGCTTATTTTCATTACCATTATGAGGATGCCTTCTGCAAGTGGGCGTCAGAAAACCTTCTCCACCTGTGCCTCCCACTTGACGGCCATCACCATCTTCCATGGAACTATCCTTTTCCTTTACTGTGCTCCTAATCCTAAAACTTCTAGCCTGATAGTTAAAGTGGCTTCTATATTTTACACAGTGGCGATTCCAATGCTGAATCCATTGATCTATAGCCTTAGGAACAAAGATGTCAAGAACATGTTTGAAAAATTAGTTGTCACCAAATTGACTTAA